The nucleotide sequence ATATCCATTCCCCTATTACCTCCCAGCTGACCGGCCAGGGCAGCAGTGTGCGTGAAATCCGTCTGAACGGTAATGACTATCTGATTTCTTACACCTGGCTTCCTCAGTTGCAGGCTTATATGTTCCAGGCCTTCGATAAAGGCCAGATCTATTCGGTTCTGCAGCAGACGATGAATAAAACCCTGCTGGCTTCCGCCCTGATTATTGTGCTGGGATTGATCGCCACCTTCTTCAGCGTGGATTCCCTGACCCAGAGTATTTCTGTTCTGGCCGGAGGCATGTCGTTGTTCGCATCGACCGGCCAATCCAAGCCTATCCAGTTGAAATCCAACGATGAAGTGGGCCGCATGGCCAAGGTCTTCAATTCGATGCTTGAAAAGATCCAAGGCCTGCTACGCCAGACCGAGGAAAAGGCCCGAATGGAAGCCGAACTTGAAACCGCCAAAGAGGTCCAAACAGTTCTGCTGCCAAAACCCAAAGTCGACACGGATCACTTCACCCTGAAGGGGTTTTATCAGCCGGCTTCCGAGTGCGGTGGGGATCTTTGGTTCCATTTCAATGACGACAAACGACTGTTCGTATTTATCGCTGATGCCACCGGCCACGGAGTTCCCGCGGCCCTGATCACTGCCGCGGCCCGCTCCGTCTTGTCTTTATCCATGGCTGAAAACATGTGGGACCCTTCGAAGGTGCTTAGCATGATGAATCAGGTTCTGTGTGACCTTGCCAAGGGTGAAAAGATGATGACAGCCTTTGCCGCTCTTTACGACCGGGACGCAGGCACACTGACTTATTCCAATGCCAGTCATGACTTTCCGATGATCAGCCCCCAGCCGCCTGAAGGCAAAAAGATCAAAAAGAACGATCTGGTGTTTTTAACTGAAGCCAACTCCAAACGTCTTGGGGAAAGCCGCGAATCGAAGTTCCACACCGCCACCGTGCCATTAATGCCGGGCGGAGTATTCTTCGCTTATACTGACGGATTGATTGATGCGGTCAACGGAACCGGAACTGCTTATGGAGAACGAACCGTGATCAAAACCGCCGTGGATTGCACCAACCGCGGTTCTTCAAAGAGCCTTCACGATATCATGCAAAAACAGATTGTGGAGTATATTGAGAATCAAGAGCAGCCCGACGACATCACATTCCTCGGGCTGTATATAAAACAGACTTAGACAGAACGAACGGCACGAACGGTGCCGTCCACCAGATCGCCAACTCTTAGAGAGCGGCTGTACATCACTTTTTCAACTTGCTGACAGATATCACGGCGCACTTCCGCAGTTTTCTTTCTTTGCGGGATTGCGACCATGTCAGTCAGGTCTCTTTCAACGATCATCGCTTTTCTTTCAGGCAATGTCGCAAGGATGCGGTTGTAGAAGGCCGTATGAGTCTTGAACAAAGCTGCATACAGGGAATCCACTTCGTACCCGTTCAGAACCTCGGACAGAATGTCAGAAGGAACCAGTTTCAGGTCATCGAAGGTCAGGATCACACGACGCAGACGCTCCAGCTCTTCCGGATTGTCATTGGCAAACAATGCCAACAAGTCCATCTCTTCTTCCGGAGACATGCCACGGATGACTTTCGCCAGAACAGATGCACCTTCAATTTTTGGCTCCGGACGCATGCGCATCTCGGTCAGTTTTTGGTTGAAGGATGAAATCACGGCCTGCACCACATTGTGCGGCAGTTTTTCCACGCGGGAAATTTCAGCCAGAACCTTCACACGCTTTTCAGCATCCAATGAACCCACAATCCCAGCTGTCACTTCCGCTGGGGAATGCAGGCAAAGAACCGCGATGTTGGCTGGCGTTTCTTTGTCCAGGATCTGCTGACGTTCTTCTTCACGCATTTTCAGCACGAATGAGAATGGATTTGTTTCATCCGAGGACATCTCGTGCTCAACGTAAGCCGCCAGAATCGCTTTATAAACATTGCGAACCGCAGTTTCAGTTGCAGACTTCGTGGTGTTGCCTTCACGCTCTTTCACTGCTTTACCCAGACGGGCCCAGGCCATCGCCGGCACATCCGTGAACACACGCTTGGAAGTGTCCCAGCCTAGGAACTCCATCAAAAGCGACGCATCACCCGCAGATTCGTTTAAAGTGAACTCGGTCACCGCACGGGATGCCAGTTGAGGGTACTGAGCGGCGATCGCCAGAATGTGCTGTTTCACGGCGTCCATATTGAACTCCGGCTCCACCACGGCGGCAGGCGCTGGTTCTGTTGCTGCAACAGCAACTTCTTCCGGCTTTTCTTCACCTTCCTGGTCTTTTTCAGTGTGTTTGTATTCGTGGTTTTCTTTTAGTTCCTTACGAGGATCCTGCGCACGGCCACGTCTCCAAGCCCAGAACATCAGGCCGGACAAAGCCAGCAAAGACATGATCACAATCAGCGTCCACATCTTCCAGGTCAGCTCTGGCAGAATATCCGGTTTTGGCTCGGCCTTTGGAGGATCTGCCGGAAGCTCAATGCGCTTCACTGTAACAGAGTCACCCGCCGTCGCATCCAGATGCAATTTGGACGTCAAAAGCTCTTTAATGATCTTTTCAGTCTCGGGATTCACATTGCGGGATAAAACCACAGAAATGTCAGTTTTGGACTTCATCTCGTGAAGTTTATTGGTGGCCTTACCCAGCGTTGGAGCATCCCCCATCAAAGGCATGCCTGGCAGATACTGAACATCCATTTCGTCATGGAACTCTTTCAGCTTCTTTTCATCGCGGTCCATTTCAATGGCCACAACCAGAGTGTAATCCGTCGGACGCAAAATCGTGTTCAAGACACTGCGTGCGCGGGCTTCGTACACTGTTTCAAGAGATCCGATCTCTTCAATGTACTGGGCGAAGGACACCTGAGAAAACATCAATGACAGAAGAAGTGCAGAAAAACGTTTCATCATTTGATCCCTTTATCTTTCGCGAGAATGGCACCTGCCAGCATTTTAAGGTGCGGATACTGAGACTGCTTTTCGATTCTTTGGATATCTGCGGTGAACTCACTCACCACGTTCAGTTCCTGAACAGCCACAAGGAAGCTGTCTTCCCAGACTTCATCCTTGCTCTTGGCAGCTTCCGCCAGATGCTTTTTCAGGTCGCCCTGAATCAGGGTGTGATTCAGAACCAGCTGCTTGTACACAAACGGCTTCATTGCCGCCGGATAATTCGCATAGTTTTTATAGACACGGTTCAACAGCTCTTTGCGGGCCTCACCGTCACGCACACGGGCCAGCATCTGCAGGCCTTCATTCACTTCAGTTTTGGAAAGCAGCATTTTACCAAGCAAAGCCCGGCCTTCACTGCTTAGTGGTTCGGTCTGAATCAGCACATCCGCCACAATTTCACGACGGAAAGCATCGCGATTGGATTTGTGGAAGTTTTCAATCGCTTTCAGGTCTTCCCCTGCCGGAGTTCCCAATCGCAGCAGTGTTTTGGCTGCAAAGCTGTGAGTCTGGGCCACATCCCCCACAACACCCTTGTTGGTTTCGGTCAGGAAATTCACGATTTTGGACTGCAGAGCCTGCACGTCCTTCTTTTCTTCAGGCTTCCACTGAATATTGGAAACATCCAGCACATAGATACTGGCTTGGAAGAACTCTTTGTTTTCCTTCATGGTGCGCTCTGTTCCAAACGACGCCATCAAGGCTGCGAAGTCATGCTTTTTCCACGCTTGTCCAACTTTAGAGGAAAGATGCGTGTTCACAGTCATTGAGTGGGATTTTTTAAGTTCATCCCAGGTTCCCTGGCCAGAGCGAATTCCCGCCTGACGAGCCTGTGGTTTCTTGCTTTGCAGATAGCCCGCATAGCCCAAAGCTGCACCGACAACCAGCACAGCCCCCACGATCACACGTTTTTTGTTAGTGTTTTTATCAGACATCAGTCAAACCCCACAAAACGAAGACCCGCAAAAAGAGTCATAAAGCTATATTTGACGTTTTCATCCTCTGAGGATGGAGCCGTCAGACTGGAGCCCATGGACACCTGCCCGATCAGCAGCAAATCAGACATCACCGGAATTTCAACGCCGCCCCTGATGGTCAAATCAATCAAAGACGCATTAAAATCATCCACCGCCAGATTGCTCAAACCCAGGTTGGCGGCAATAAAAGGAGTCGGACGCCAGATTTTTGCTTCCGAAGAACTGTCCACCACCACACGCGTTCCATTAACACCGAACATATAGTAACGACCGCCCAAAGCGATACGTGTGAACGGAAGCTGCTTGCCCCCGCCGCCGGCCATTTCCATGAAGGACAAGGTCAGGGCCGAGTTCAATGCCGGATTGTTAATCGAATAGTTCACTTCCATGGTGGTGGAAGATTCGATGGACTTGTCAACGCCAGCACTGGGGAACTGATACTTCAACGAAGTCATGCCCATGCTGACATCCCAATCAGATGTCAGAGCAGCATGAGCCGGAACGTACAAAAATAGAAAGATCAGCGCCCCAAGAAACTTCATCAGCGAACCCTGTTTTCGTTACGCTTTTCGATTTCCACGTTGGAAGCCGGATAGCGCATTTCAGCCCCTGTTTTTGGCAACGGAGCCATTCCCAGACGCTGATAGACGTCAGACAGATACTGATAAGCCACTTTGTTATATGGATCGATTTTCAAGCAGCGTTCCCAGGCGATTTTCGCGCCTTCAAAGTCCTTCTGCAGGTATTTGATGGAACCTTTCAACAGCCATGCATTGTTGGAGTATTCATCCAGCTGCAAAGCTTTGTCGATTTCAACCAGAGCTTTTTCATACTGCCCTTTTACAATCAGCTGCTGACCCTGGAAGACAAAACCAACCACGCGGTCCGTGCGATCACGCTCTGCTGTCGGCATACCGCCGGAAAGACGTGGCGAGAACAACGCATCTTTGTAGAACGAGGATGTATTTTCCAGAAGTGCCACACGAAGTTTAAGCTCCTGCATTTCTGCCAGCAGCTCTTCCATTCGCTTGTCTTCAGGTTTTTTGTCTTTGTCTTCTGGCTTTGGTTTTTGTGGATCGTTCTTTTTCTGATCCTCGTTCTGAGCCAGCTCTTCAGCCTTTTTTTCCTCGTCAGACAAAGGGTCCATGCGAGTTGCCACCGCAAGGCTTTCCCCTTCGTTGACTTTGACCATGACTTCTTTGGTGCGATAGTTCTGCTTTTCAAAGATCAGGAAGAACACGTCACCGAGCTTTGATTCCTCTTTCACCTGAAGAGGCGCGATGCCCAGAAGTTTTTTCTCCTGGCTTTGCACGTCCTTGATGTAAACCTTGGCGCCGTTGGGATAGGACTTGATTGAATACTTACCTGCGCATGCAGAAAGCAACACTGGCACCAGAGTTACAGACAACAATCCAAGTTGCCTCGTAGTTAAGATTTTCATTACCACCATCCATCCTAGATTCGGGGTCTGTTGACTTCTTACATTTTCTAGGTAAGCTCGTAAATTAACAACTTTATGAAGAGCTTACTAACCTTAGTCCTATTCCTAACTGTTCCCCATCTTGCGAATGCGGAATTTCAAGCGCCGGTTATCCGCGCGAAGATGTCCATGTTCAGTACGACTGTATCCGCTGGTGAACAGGTTAACGAAGAGCCCTTAGGGTCCATGTTAACGCTCCAGCCGATGGTTCTGTGGAACTTCCCATCCATCAATTCCCGTATGGGAATCCATTATATTATGGATTTCTCAAGTAATTACGGCTTCACCCCTATTTCCGGTATCGGACTAACGGGCTATTACTATCTGAAGGGTTTGCCGGCTTCTTACGAAACGACGCCGGACGACACGCTGGTGCAGAAATCCAAGCCCGGCTTCTTCACCTTCGCCAGTTTCACTCCCGTGAACTTCAACTTGAATAAAAAAGAATCCACACCAAATGCCGGTGATGGTTTTTCTTTCAGTGCTCTTTTGTATGAATTCATGCTGGGTGTGGGTTACGAATACCCGCTTCGTCCCAATGCCCTGATTGCCGTGGAAATCTCCACGCGCGAAGCCAGCGGCGGAGACGGCAGTACGAAGTTCAGCTACTCAGGTCTGGGTCTGGGGATTTCCTTCACAACTTCCTATTACTAAAAATAAAAAAGCGGCCCTGAAGGCCGCTTTTCTTTTTGGCGGATTACTGTGCCGCCGGGGGATTCAGATCGGTCTCAAATTTCTGAGCCTTGTTTTCCAAATCCTGGATCTTTCTTTGTAACTTATCCAGCTGCTGCTGTTTACGACGCTGCTCCTGTTGCTCCTTGTGGCGCTTCTGGGCTTCATCGAATCTTGCCTGGGCCTGTTTCATTTTTTCCTGCAGGCTGGCTTCACGCTGCTGATGCTCCACTTCTTCCTTGGTCAGCTGCTTCGAGAACTGTTTCTGCTGAAGCTTGTAAGCGGCTTCGGCATCGTCCAGTGTCACAGCCACCACCACACGCCGGTTCAGGATTTTGTTGGCTGGGATTGACGCCCCTGCCTTGTCCACTTCCGGTGCCAGCGGGTGACTGGATCCGAAACCAGCCGCTGATAGCAACTTGGCGTCGACTCCACTTTCCTCAAAGTAACGAACCACAGAACTTGCACGCAAAGACGAAAGTTCCCAGTTGGATTTCACCAGACCGCTTTGAATTGAATCGCTGTCGGTGTGTCCTTCCACGGCAATCTTGTTCACGCCTTCGATCGAACGCAAAGCACTGACCACTCGGCGCAGATTCGGCTTCGCCGCATCTTTCACCTCGACTGCACCGGAATCAAACAGCACTTCGCCGTCGAATTTCAGCAACAGGGTGTTATTGCCATCCTTGATGATCTCCACGCCGTTCAGGTCGCCAGAGCCCTTCAGGATATTCATGATCTTTTGTTCAGCCAACAGGGCCGCACTGACTTCCTTGATGTTACCACCGAAGTACTTTGCCACTTCCTTGCGAACCAGATCGAACTTTGTATTATCGAAGCGGGACATCGAATACATAAGAACGAAGAAGCCGAAAAGAAGCGTCATCATGTCGGCGTAACTGACAAGCCA is from Bdellovibrio bacteriovorus str. Tiberius and encodes:
- a CDS encoding SpoIIE family protein phosphatase, giving the protein MSIKIKFLVITSLLLLLSSATIFWINRTSFLDDKRSYLYSSAMERIQDATEVIDEGSGKVMERLQTALLFFDGAVFSPQIKTAALQQGWGNIQIYRNIEGNATFLDALSESPSLPPAQLQYLQKMPEGKVQTDVNLDRPENMIVYYRKGDLLIYGQLTFDGLKDANQKKNLGFWHPQKKQWKVPIGLTNASDIHSPITSQLTGQGSSVREIRLNGNDYLISYTWLPQLQAYMFQAFDKGQIYSVLQQTMNKTLLASALIIVLGLIATFFSVDSLTQSISVLAGGMSLFASTGQSKPIQLKSNDEVGRMAKVFNSMLEKIQGLLRQTEEKARMEAELETAKEVQTVLLPKPKVDTDHFTLKGFYQPASECGGDLWFHFNDDKRLFVFIADATGHGVPAALITAAARSVLSLSMAENMWDPSKVLSMMNQVLCDLAKGEKMMTAFAALYDRDAGTLTYSNASHDFPMISPQPPEGKKIKKNDLVFLTEANSKRLGESRESKFHTATVPLMPGGVFFAYTDGLIDAVNGTGTAYGERTVIKTAVDCTNRGSSKSLHDIMQKQIVEYIENQEQPDDITFLGLYIKQT
- a CDS encoding FliG C-terminal domain-containing protein → MMKRFSALLLSLMFSQVSFAQYIEEIGSLETVYEARARSVLNTILRPTDYTLVVAIEMDRDEKKLKEFHDEMDVQYLPGMPLMGDAPTLGKATNKLHEMKSKTDISVVLSRNVNPETEKIIKELLTSKLHLDATAGDSVTVKRIELPADPPKAEPKPDILPELTWKMWTLIVIMSLLALSGLMFWAWRRGRAQDPRKELKENHEYKHTEKDQEGEEKPEEVAVAATEPAPAAVVEPEFNMDAVKQHILAIAAQYPQLASRAVTEFTLNESAGDASLLMEFLGWDTSKRVFTDVPAMAWARLGKAVKEREGNTTKSATETAVRNVYKAILAAYVEHEMSSDETNPFSFVLKMREEERQQILDKETPANIAVLCLHSPAEVTAGIVGSLDAEKRVKVLAEISRVEKLPHNVVQAVISSFNQKLTEMRMRPEPKIEGASVLAKVIRGMSPEEEMDLLALFANDNPEELERLRRVILTFDDLKLVPSDILSEVLNGYEVDSLYAALFKTHTAFYNRILATLPERKAMIVERDLTDMVAIPQRKKTAEVRRDICQQVEKVMYSRSLRVGDLVDGTVRAVRSV
- a CDS encoding tetratricopeptide repeat protein; translated protein: MKILTTRQLGLLSVTLVPVLLSACAGKYSIKSYPNGAKVYIKDVQSQEKKLLGIAPLQVKEESKLGDVFFLIFEKQNYRTKEVMVKVNEGESLAVATRMDPLSDEEKKAEELAQNEDQKKNDPQKPKPEDKDKKPEDKRMEELLAEMQELKLRVALLENTSSFYKDALFSPRLSGGMPTAERDRTDRVVGFVFQGQQLIVKGQYEKALVEIDKALQLDEYSNNAWLLKGSIKYLQKDFEGAKIAWERCLKIDPYNKVAYQYLSDVYQRLGMAPLPKTGAEMRYPASNVEIEKRNENRVR
- a CDS encoding OmpA/MotB family protein codes for the protein MGERNKRSRVHLEEHEHEMAHDESNWLVSYADMMTLLFGFFVLMYSMSRFDNTKFDLVRKEVAKYFGGNIKEVSAALLAEQKIMNILKGSGDLNGVEIIKDGNNTLLLKFDGEVLFDSGAVEVKDAAKPNLRRVVSALRSIEGVNKIAVEGHTDSDSIQSGLVKSNWELSSLRASSVVRYFEESGVDAKLLSAAGFGSSHPLAPEVDKAGASIPANKILNRRVVVAVTLDDAEAAYKLQQKQFSKQLTKEEVEHQQREASLQEKMKQAQARFDEAQKRHKEQQEQRRKQQQLDKLQRKIQDLENKAQKFETDLNPPAAQ